Part of the Micromonospora rhizosphaerae genome is shown below.
GGGCGGCGCAAGAGCTAGCCACCCGCCACAATGTCAATTGCCCGCGCACGGAATGGAAGGATGGGCGATGAGACTAGGTCTGCACTACTGGAACTTCTCCACGCCCGCCCACCCGTCGGAGATGGCTCCGACCCTGGCGGAAACCGCTCGGATCTCGGAGGAGGCCGGTGTCTCCGCGTTCACCGTCATGGACCACTACTTCCAGATGGAGTTCACGACGTCGGCAGATGAGCCGATGCTCGAGGCCTACACGACTCTGGGCTATGTGGCCGCGAAGACTGAACGGATGACACTGGGTGTCCTCGTCACCGGGGTGATGTACCGCTACCCCGGCCTCCTCGCCAAGATTGTCACCACTCTCGACGTGCTCTCCGGCGGGCGGACCCGGCTCGGCATCGGCGCGTCGTGGTACGACCGCGAGCAGCGCGGCCTGGGCGTACCGATCGTGCCAGTCAGGGAGCGCTTCGAACGGCTCGAGGAAACATTGCAGATCTGCTTGCAGATGTGGAGCGACAACAACGGCCGGTTCGACGGCAGGTACTACCAGCTGGCTGAGACGCTGAGCATGCCGGCCCCGATCAGCCGACCGCATCCACCGATCATGATCGGTGGCAGCGGCGAGAAGAAGACCCTGCGGCTCGTGGCCCGCTACGCCGACGCGTGCAACCTGTTCGGCAACAGCCCGCCCGAGGTTGCGCACAAGCTCGACGTGCTGCGGGAGCATTGTGCCGCCGAAGGCCGGGACTACGGCAGCATCGAAAAGACAGTGCTCGTCATGCGTCCACCCCTGGCTGACGTCGACGCGTTCGTGGCCGAGGTGGCAGAGTACGCGGCGCTCGGCGTGACCGAGGTGCAGACGATGCCCGACCGACACCCGGTGGAGTTCGCGCAGCAACTGGCCGACGAGCAGGTCGTAGCACGACTGGCGGAATTAGCCTGATCTCGGCGTTCAAGCGAGGCCCAGCAACCGCACACCCTTCTCCGGGCGGGCCGGCCCAAATTGTGCCGGCTGCTTGACCTCTTCGGTCTTCTCTGGGAGGTCACGCCGACCCGTTTGCCCACATCACCGCAGGTCAGGGCGCTGCCCCCGGCCGACCTCGGTGATGCCGCCAGGCGACATGGAGTGCGGTCGACTGCTGCCAGATACTGCTGAGCACTCCGTGTGAAGCAGGACACCGCGCCGGCACTGACCTGGGGAAGAGGGATGATGCGGACGTGGCCAATGACAGCGGTTATCTGCTCGACAATCAGCAGGCGGAAGCGGGGACGCGCTTTGGCGCCCTGGCGGCGCTGTTCAACCCTTCCACGTTCCGGCACATCGACGCGCTCGGCATCGCGGGAGGCTGGCGGTGTTGGGAAGTCGGCGCCGGAGGCCCCAGCGTGCCCTCCTGGCTCGCCGCGCGCGTCGGTCCGGCCGGGCACGTGCTTGCCACCGACATAGACGTCTCGTGGATGACCGCTGCCGCCGGCGCCGGCTACGAGGTCCGCCGCCACAACGTCGGCGTCGAGCCGCCGCCAGGGGATGGATTCGTCCTGGTGCACGCGCGCCTCGTCCTGGTGCATGTTCCACAGCGTGCCGCGGCGCTGGCCGCCATGATCTCGGCTCTGCGGCCTGGCGGCTGGTTGCTGGTGGAGGAGGCCGACCCGATGATGCAGCCGCTGGTCTGCCCGGACGAGTCGGGTCCGGCCCAGCGGCTGGCCAACAAACTCAAGCGCGACTTCCGCACGCTGATGGCTCAGCGTGGTGTCGACCTGTCCTACGGGCGGGCGTTGCCTCGATTGTTACGCGGCGCGGGACTCGTCGACGTCGAAGCCGACGCCTTCTTCCCGATGACCGGCGCTGCCTGCACCCTGCTGGAGCAGGCCACCGTGACGCAGATCCGCGACCGGCTGGTCGCCGCCGGCCTGGCTACCAACGAAGAAGTCGACCGGCATCTCGACAACGTCGCAGCGGGGCTTCTCGATCTCGCTACCTCGCCCATGATCTCGGCCTGGGGCCGGAAACCTGCTTGAATCGCTCGAAAATCCGTACGATCGTCCACCGGCACTGCAACGGGTCCCCGCCCCACATCCTCGTCTCGACACATGACAGCGCACGGCGTCAGACGCTACCAACGCGCGGACAGCGGCTATGACAGGACATTCGGCTAGGTTCCGGCTGCATTGAGTTCGTCGGCGTAGTGCCTGGCCTTCCCAAGCAGCTTTCTCAATCGACGGAGGCCCTCGGCCGAGGGCAGCTGTGACTGCCACGGGGAGACGGCATGCCAGCCCTTGCTACACAACGGCTCGGTGTGGTCCTCAACCTCCACGCCCTCTGGTGCCTGCGGTAACCGGAACAGCAGCGTGTCCGTGCCTAAGGCCACAACGGCCACCACGCCGTTGTGCACGATCACAGCGACCCCGTACAACGGGACGACCACGTGCGGTGAGCCGGCGATATCGCCCAGCCGCTCAATCAGGTCTGGGTGCGCGTGCATCTCCCAGCCGTCGAGGTCCGCTTCACGTCGCCCCGTACCCGGCTGCGCTTGGGCTCTTAGGGCGCGTCTCATTTGGATGGTCGTTGGCCTGGGGCATGATCTGCTCCCGTGGACGGGGCCATGATCCGTACTTGGGCGCCGGATGATCTCTGGGAGATAGCGGCGCCGTTGATCCCGCCCGCGCCGGTTCGTCGGCAGGGTGGTGGTCGCCGGCGGGTGGATGACCGGGCGGTGCTGGCCGCGATCGTGTACGTGACCCAGGCGGGTTGTTCCTGGTGGAAGCTGCCTGAGGCGTCGTTCGGTGTCACCAGGGCCACCGCGCACCGCAGGTTCACCGAGTGGACCGCGGCCGGGTTCTGGCTCCGGCTGCACGAGGCGACCCTGGACCGGCTCGGCGCCGACCGGCGGATCGACTGGTCGAGGGCGGTGGTCGACTCGATCAGTGTGCGGGCGGAAAAGGGGGCGATCTGACTGGCCCAAACCCGGTCGACCGCGGCAAACCAGGCAGCAAACTCCACGTCATCTGCGACCGGAAGGGGCTGCCCCTGGCTGTGCTGGTCACCGCCGCGAACGTCCACGACAGCCAACTGCTGCTGCCCATGCTCGACAGCGTCCCGGCGATCCGCACACCCAACGGGCGCCGCCGGTGGCGGCCAGACAAGTTGCACGCCGACAAGGCGTACGACGCCCGCGAGCTGCGCCGCGAGGTCCGGCGACGGGGGATCAAGGTACGCATCGCCCGTAAGGGCATCGAGTCCTCCACGCGTCTGGGCCGGCACCGCTGGGTCGTTGAAGCCTGCATGTCCTGGCTGATGCGCTACCGGCGCCTCGTTCGCCGCTATGACCGCAAGGGCGATCACTTCGAAGCCTTCGCCACCATCGCCAGCACCCTGATCTGCTACCGCCGCCTCACCAAATGAGACGCGCCCTTAGATACTCCAGCAGATCCAGGTTGACCTCGGAATCCGATAGACCCATTCCTCCATTGAACTAGGTATCGACAGCCGCCGACAGAAGTGCACCCGTAGGGCAGGGTTGCCCGGTCACTGGAGGGCCGCCACACTGGGAACGCCGTCAGCCCCCTCGGCGCAGCCACCCCGCCCTAGCTTTCGGAGCAACTCGTGGAACGCCCCGACGCCGCCTCGACGTTCACGCCCGTGCTGCGCCTGTTGCTGGGCCTGCTCGGAGCGGGGTCGTTTGGCGCCGGGACGACGGCGGTGTTCCTCACCGAGAACGGCACAGGCAGTGCCGTGATGCTCGCGTTCGGGGGTGTGCTGCTGGTCCTGGCGCTATTGGGCAACCGCATCGAGAGCCTGGAGTTCGGTGGCGCCCAACTCAAGCTGCGCGCCGCCGCAGCGGAGAAGTTCGCCCTGGCCGAGGAGTCCGAGCAACTGGGAAACGACGCGCTGGCACAACAGCTACGCACCGAAGCCCATTCACTGCTAGACGCAGCGGCCGGTCCAGTCGCGGCCAACTACCGCTCCGTACGCAACTCGATGCGCGCCGGACCTGACCGCACTCGGGCAATGGAAGCGGTTGTAACCCAAGCCCGCCGCCTCGCCACCACGCACTCGTTCGAGCCAGATCAAGTCCGGCACTGGCTACGCGAGGGCACCGACGAGGAGCGAATCACCGCACTGGCCATGATGCAGGCGGAGCCCGCGCTGCGAGACTTCGACGCGATGTTGAGCGCCATCGCCGACTCACGCAGCGCGTTCGAGCAATACCACGCGTTGCGGCTGGCCGTCGAAATGATTGACGGGCTGGAAGAGGTACAGCGGATCCGGCTCGCCCAGACCGTTCGGGACGCACGCGGCATCCGATTCCGGCAGGGCACCGACCGCTGGCAGCTCAGCGAGAAGATCCTGCACCGGCTCGGCTAATTCAAGAGTCGGTCTTCATCGTATGCAACGACTGCCGGCGCAGTATGTCTTGTCTCGGAGGACCGGGCCGCTGGGTATGGCCTTCCGGCAGGTACAGGATCGGCCGGTTGGCGTTTGACCGCCGGCACCCCGTGTGCCGGACGGGTAGGCCACGAAGGATGGCCTCAGCCCGGCATCTTCCTCAGGCGGCGCCGTCCCCGGCAGTGGAGCCGGTGCATCACGTAGCACGGCCTACGACACGGGCGGTCGCAGTGAATAGGTGACGCGGAAAGGCGATGCGGCTCATTGGCTGCTCTGGGTGATGATGCTTCGGGTTCCGCCGGGGCGGGGTGCTCGTCTCGCCGCCGCCTGTCCGGTCATGCCGTCGGGTGGTGACCGAAGCCGGCCATCGCCACGCCAACCGCCTTCTCGTACAGCACCACATTGCTGAGACCTACCCGTCGCCCGTCAGCAAGGCTCCGGCACGACGGCCACATGATCGACCGCAGTCCCGGATGCTCGACGACGCGGAGCGACTCACTCGACTCCAGCTCCACCCCGCTCTCGTCGCACCAGGCGACGACAGCGGACCAGAACCGGTCCACGCTCTCCCAGCCGTTGCAAAGAGCCTCAGCGGCTCTCAGCAATTCCAGCCTTTCGGCTGGAAAGGTCCGTACCGGTGTCACCGGAGCCTGAGGGCTTCGGTGACCTGATGACGGTCTCCCGTTTCCTGCTGCCGCTGGTGCGGCAGGTTTGTGCCACCTGCCCACCCCGCCCTGGCCTTTCGGCTGGGGCGGGTGTTGCGGGTCTTCTGGTCGGCTCCACGGGGTTTCGACGCTTGTGCGTCCTGGTCTCCGGCCACTCCGGTACCAGTGGCCGCTGCGAGAGCGGCGAGGTTGCGGGCTGCGTTCTCGTCCCGGTCAAGGACGAGGCCGCAGGCGTCGCAGTGGTAGGTCCGGACGTGCAACGGCAGCTTGGCTTTCACCGCCCCGCAGCCCGAACAGGTCTTCGAGGACGGGTACCAGCGGTCGGCGACCACGGTCCGCCCGCCCGTCCAGCCGGTCTTGTAGGTGATCTGCCGCCGGATCTCGCCGAACCCGGCGTCGGCGACCTTGCGGGCCAGGCGCCGGTTCTTGAGCATTCCCGCGACGTTGAGGTCTTCGACCACCACGGTGGCGTATT
Proteins encoded:
- a CDS encoding IS5 family transposase (programmed frameshift), whose protein sequence is MIRTWAPDDLWEIAAPLIPPAPVRRQGGGRRRVDDRAVLAAIVYVTQAGCSWWKLPEASFGVTRATAHRRFTEWTAAGFWLRLHEATLDRLGADRRIDWSRAVVDSISVRAGKGGDLTGPNPVDRGKPGSKLHVICDRKGLPLAVLVTAANVHDSQLLLPMLDSVPAIRTPNGRRRWRPDKLHADKAYDARELRREVRRRGIKVRIARKGIESSTRLGRHRWVVEACMSWLMRYRRLVRRYDRKGDHFEAFATIASTLICYRRLTK
- a CDS encoding methyltransferase domain-containing protein gives rise to the protein MANDSGYLLDNQQAEAGTRFGALAALFNPSTFRHIDALGIAGGWRCWEVGAGGPSVPSWLAARVGPAGHVLATDIDVSWMTAAAGAGYEVRRHNVGVEPPPGDGFVLVHARLVLVHVPQRAAALAAMISALRPGGWLLVEEADPMMQPLVCPDESGPAQRLANKLKRDFRTLMAQRGVDLSYGRALPRLLRGAGLVDVEADAFFPMTGAACTLLEQATVTQIRDRLVAAGLATNEEVDRHLDNVAAGLLDLATSPMISAWGRKPA
- a CDS encoding LLM class F420-dependent oxidoreductase, with amino-acid sequence MRLGLHYWNFSTPAHPSEMAPTLAETARISEEAGVSAFTVMDHYFQMEFTTSADEPMLEAYTTLGYVAAKTERMTLGVLVTGVMYRYPGLLAKIVTTLDVLSGGRTRLGIGASWYDREQRGLGVPIVPVRERFERLEETLQICLQMWSDNNGRFDGRYYQLAETLSMPAPISRPHPPIMIGGSGEKKTLRLVARYADACNLFGNSPPEVAHKLDVLREHCAAEGRDYGSIEKTVLVMRPPLADVDAFVAEVAEYAALGVTEVQTMPDRHPVEFAQQLADEQVVARLAELA